In Euphorbia lathyris chromosome 9, ddEupLath1.1, whole genome shotgun sequence, the following are encoded in one genomic region:
- the LOC136205652 gene encoding oligopeptide transporter 3 has translation MVTNPKPQTHESLNLEGSIGNRNSNSNPNSTEDHEKCPIEEVALVVPETDDPTIPVMTFRAWVLGLTTCVILIFLNTFFTYRTQPLIISAILMQIGVLPVGKFMARALPKKKYKIMNWEFSLNPGPFNIKEHVIITIFANCGVSYGGGDAYSIGAITVMKAYYKQSLSFILALLIVLTSQILGYGWAGMLRRYLVDPVEMWWPANLAQVSLFRALHEKEIKVKGMTRMRFFLVAMTLSFLYYALPGYLFPILTFFSWVCWAFPKSITAQQVGSGYHGLGVGAFTLDWAGISAYHGSPLVAPWSSILNVGVGFIMFIYIIVPLCYWKYDTFDARKFPIFSNQLFTSAGHKYDTTKILTPNYELNIAAYNNYSKLYLSPLFALSIGSGFARFTATLTHVALFHGSDIWRQSRSAMKNAKLDIHAKLMKNYKQVPEWWFYILLVGSTVLSLIMCFVWEKDVQLKWWGMLFAFGLAWIVTLPIGVIQATTNQQPGYDIIAQFIIGYIIPGQPIANLLFKIYGRISTVHALSFLSDLKLGHYMKIPPRCMYVAQLVGTLVAGTVNLAVAWWMLENVENICDVEGLHPESPWTCPKYRVTFDASVIWGLIGPERLFGSGGMYRNLVWLFLIGAFLPVPIWILSKMFPEKKWIPLINIPVISYGFAGMPPATPTNIASWLVTGTIFNYFVFRYHKRWWQKYNYVLSAALDAGTAFMGVLLFFAFQNNGVVLKWWGTEVDHCPLATCPTAPGINVTGCPIF, from the exons ATGGTGACCAATCCAAAGCCTCAAACTCACGAAAGTTTGAATCTTGAAGGTTCAATTGGgaataggaattcaaattcaaatccaaATTCAACAGAAGATCATGAAAAGTGTCCAATAGAAGAAGTAGCTCTTGTTGTGCCCGAAACAGATGACCCAACAATCCCGGTTATGACATTTCGGGCATGGGTTTTGGGTTTAACAACATGTGTAATCCTAATCTTCCTCAACACTTTCTTCACTTACCGTACACAGCCACTCATAATTTCAGCCATTCTTATGCAAATTGGTGTTCTTCCTGTTGGCAAGTTCATGGCCAGAGCTTTGCCCAAAAAAAAGTATAAGATTATGAATTGGGAATTTAGTTTGAATCCTGGGCCTTTTAACATCAAAGAGCATGTTATCATCACCATTTTTGCTAATTGTGGTGTTTCTTATGGCGGTGGTGATGCTTATTCTATTGGTGCTATTACTGTTATGAAGGCTTATTATAAACAGTCTCTCAGTTTCATTTTAGCTCTTCTTATTGTCTTGACTAGTCAG ATATTGGGGTATGGATGGGCTGGGATGCTTAGGAGATATCTTGTGGATCCTGTTGAGATGTGGTGGCCTGCAAATCTCGCCCAGGTTTCATTGTTTAG AGCACTCCACGAAAAGGAAATCAAAGTGAAAGGCATGACACGGATGAGATTCTTCCTTGTGGCAATGACATTAAGCTTTCTTTACTATGCACTTCCTGGCTATTTGTTTCCTATATTGACATTCTTCTCATGGGTTTGCTGGGCATTTCCTAAGAGCATCACTGCTCAACAAGTAGGTTCCGGTTACCACGGCCTAGGGGTTGGTGCTTTCACCCTTGATTGGGCTGGGATTTCGGCTTACCATGGAAGCCCCTTGGTCGCACCTTGGTCTTCTATTCTTAATGTTGGGGTTGGTTTTATCATGTTTATTTATATCATTGTTCCTCTTTGTTACTGGAAGTATGATACCTTCGATGCTCGAAAGTTTCCCATTTTTTCTAATCAGCTCTTCACTTCTGCTGGACATAAGTATGATACCACCAAGATCTTGACTCCCAATTATGAACTTAACATTGCTGCTTATAACAATTACAGTAAGCTTTACCTTAGCCCTCTGTTTGCCCTGTCCATTGGCTCCGGATTTGCCAGGTTTACCGCAACTCTTACTCATGTGGCACTGTTTCATGGAAG tgatATTTGGAGGCAAAGTAGGTCTGCAATGAAGAATGCGAAACTGGACATTCATGCGAAATTGATGAAAAACTACAAACAAGTGCCGGAATGGTGGTTCTACATTCTGTTAGTAGGAAGCACAGTACTATCTTTAATAATGTGTTTTGTGTGGGAAAAAGATGTGCAGCTGAAATGGTGGGGTATGCTTTTCGCCTTCGGGTTGGCTTGGATAGTTACACTTCCTATTGGAGTCATTCAAGCTACTACAAACCAg CAACCCGGATATGACATAATTGCACAGTTCATAATTGGGTATATAATACCTGGACAACCAATTGCAAACTTGCTTTTCAAGATTTATGGAAGAATAAGCACAGTCCATGCTCTCTCTTTCTTATCGGACCTTAAACTCGGGCATTACATGAAAATACCGCCTCGTTGTATGTATGTTGCTCAG CTGGTTGGAACTTTGGTTGCTGGAACAGTCAACCTTGCAGTTGCATGGTGGATGCTGGAGAATGTGGAGAACATCTGTGATGTTGAAGGACTTCATCCGGAAAGTCCTTGGACCTGTCCAAAATACCGAGTCACTTTTGACGCTTCGGTGATATGGGGTCTAATAGGACCAGAACGATTGTTCGGATCAGGTGGAATGTACAGGAATCTGGTATGGTTGTTCTTGATTGGGGCATTCTTGCCTGTACCGATTTGGATACTGAGCAAAATGTTCCCAGAGAAGAAATGGATTCCATTGATAAACATACCGGTCATATCTTATGGTTTCGCTGGAATGCCACCGGCAACTCCTACGAATATAGCAAGCTGGCTTGTAACAGGAACAATCTTCAACTATTTCGTGTTCCGATATCACAAACGGTGGTGGCAGAAATATAACTATGTTTTATCAGCTGCATTGGATGCTGGTACAGCTTTCATGGGGGTACTATTGTTCTTTGCATTCCAAAACAATGGGGTAGTTTTGAAATGGTGGGGTACTGAGGTTGATCACTGTCCGTTGGCGACATGTCCGACCGCACCAGGGATTAATGTCACAGGGTGTCCTATATTTTAA
- the LOC136206566 gene encoding SNF1-related protein kinase regulatory subunit beta-2 — protein sequence MGNVNGRGEEDGSNSTSESGGGGGVGVEVDEAGGVMVSPDETNLGYLPPPPELMGQSPPHNPRATHSPLMFAPQVPVIPLQRPDEIQIPNASWMPSSAGFDEMCDEQGIPTMITWSYGGREVAVEGSWDNWKTRVPLQKSGKDYTIMKVLPSGVYQYRFIVDGQWRYIPDLPCAQDDNGTTYNILDLQDYVPEDLESISSFEPPQSPEASYSNLQLGNDDFAKEPPFVPPHLQMTLLNMPSSNMEITPPLSRPQHVVLNHLYIQKGKGAPAVVALGSTHRFASKYVTVVLYRSLQR from the exons atggGGAATGTGAATGGAAGAGGCGAAGAAGATGGGTCAAATAGCACATCAGAGTCAGGAGGCGGAGGAGGGGTCGGAGTTGAGGTTGATGAAGCAGGAGGAGTTATGGTTTCGCCGGATGAGACCAACCTTGGCTATCTTCCGCCGCCACCGGAGTTAATGGGTCAGTCTCCTCCTCATAATCCAAGGGCTACTCACTCGCCTCTCATGTTCGCTCCTCAG GTACCTGTGATTCCTTTACAAAGACCAGATGAGATCCAAATTCCGAATGCTTCGTGGATGCCAAGTAGTGCAGGGTTTGATGAAATGTGCGACGAACAAGGAATTCCTACAATGATTACATGGAGCTATGGTGGCAGGGAAGTAGCTGTTGAGGGATCATGGGATAACTGGAAAACGAG AGTTCCCTTACAGAAATCTGGTAAAGATTACACAATTATGAAAGTACTGCCTTCCGGGGTTTATCAGTATAGGTTTATTGTTGATGGACAGTGGAGGTACATTCCTGATTTACCTTGTGCTCAAGATGATAATGGCACTACCTACAATATTTTGGATTTGCAG GATTATGTTCCTGAGGACCTTGAGAGTATATCTAGCTTTGAACCCCCTCAATCTCCAGAAGCAAGCTATAGTAATTTACAACTTGGAAATGACGATTTTGCAAAGGAGCCACCATTTGTTCCTCCACACTTGCAGATGACACTTCTGAATATGCCGTCATCAAATATGGAGATCACACCGCCATTATCGAGACCCCAACATGTGGTGCTTAATCATCTTTACATACAGAAAGGGAAAGGTGCACCCGCGGTTGTTGCACTTGGTTCGACACATAGGTTCGCATCCAAGTATGTGACAGTGGTGCTATACAGGTCTCTTCAGAGGTAA